One Drechmeria coniospora strain ARSEF 6962 chromosome 01, whole genome shotgun sequence genomic region harbors:
- a CDS encoding 2-nitropropane dioxygenase — translation MLTVAWHPNAEQIRTPITDLFKIKHPVLLAGMNVAAGPKLAAAVTNAGGLGVIGGVGYTPDMLREQIAELKEYLNDKNAPFGVDLLLPQDGPGSYDYTKGKLGELVDIVIESGAKVFVSAVGVPPKEVVDKLHKHGIVYMNMIGHVKHVKKCAEVGVDIIVAQGGEGGGHTGDIPTTVLIPAVVEECKKYTSPLTGGPVQVIAAGGIHNGQLLASALMMGAGAVWVGTRFILTDEAGAPKAHKDAVRTAGHDDNVRTIIFTGRPMRVRNNPYINDWETNRQQEMKELAAKGTIPYEADLDKFMGEGNNDKKPSVESHTAAAEDEDDDLDDPLEQFRPYLMGKCAAVCNETKSAKGVVDEFVNDAVKWIQAGNKMIAKL, via the exons ATGCTGACCGTGGCCTGGCACCCGAACGCAGAGCAGATCCGCACGCCCATCACCGATCTGTTCAAGATCAAGCACCCCGTTCTGCTTGCCGGCATGAACGTGGCTGCCGGGCCCAAGctggcggccgccgtcaccaacgccggcggcctcggcgtcatcggcggTGTCGGCTACACCCCCGACATGCTCCGCGAGCAGATTGCCGAGCTGAAGGAGTACCTCAACGACAAGAACGCCCCCTTTGGCGTCGACCTGCTCCTCCCCCAG GACGGCCCTGGCAGCTACGACTACACCAAGGGCAAGCTCGGtgagctcgtcgacatcgtcatCGAGTCGGGCGCCAAGGtcttcgtctcggccgtcggcgtccccCCCAAGGAGGTGGTCGATAAGCTGCACAAGCATGGCATCGTCTACATGAACATGATTGGCCACGTCAAGCACGTCAAGAAGtgcgccgaggtcggcgtcgacatcatcgtggcccagggcggcgagggtggtGGCCACACCGGCGACATCCCCACCACGGTCCTCatcccggccgtcgtcgaggagtgCAAGAAGTACACGTCTCCTCTCACCGGCGGACCCGTCCaggtcatcgccgccggtggcatCCACAACGGCCAGCTGCTCGCGTCGGCCCTCATgatgggcgccggcgccgtctggGTCGGCACCCGCTTCATCCTcaccgacgaggcgggcgcTCCCAAGGCCCACAAGGACGCCGTCCGCAccgccggccacgacgacaacgTCCGCACCATCATCTTCACCGGCCGCCCCATGCGTGTGCGCAACAACCCGTACATCAACGACTGGGAGACGAACCGCCAGCAGGAGATGAAGGAGCTGGCGGCCAAGGGAACCATACCCTACGAGGCCGACCTCGACAAGTTCATGGGCGAGGGCAACAATGACAAGAAGCCCAGCGTCGAGAGCCACACGgcagccgccgaggacgaggacgacgacctcgacgacccTCTTGAGCAGTTCCGCCCCTACCTGATGGGCAAGTGCGCCGCCGTCTGCAACGAGACCAAGTCGGccaagggcgtcgtcgacgagttcGTCAACGACGCCGTGAAGTGGATCCAGGCGGGAAACAAGATGATTGCCAAGCTGTGA